The nucleotide sequence TCGGGCAGCTCCGAGTCGGCGATATCGCTGATGATCAATTGCCAGTTGTCGGGCGCCTCGCCGTAGAAGTTGGTCACGTTGCGACGAGCATGCTCGGCATGATCGGCGCGCTGCTCATAGGAGATCACCTGCCCCTGCGGCCCGACCGCTCGCAGTAGTGACAGGGTGAGTGCCCCGGATCCGGCGCCCGCCTCGAGCACCCGGGCACCGGGAAAGATGTCGCCCTCGTGCACGATCTGCGCGGCGTCCTTGGGGTAGATCACCTGGGGCCCGCGGGGCATCGACATCACATAGTCGACCAGCAACGGGCGCAGCACCAGAAACTGCGCGCCATTGCTGGACTTGACCACGCTGCCTTGCTCCAGGCCGATGATCACGTCGTGCGCGATCCGGCCACGATGGGTATGGAACTCCGCGCCCGGAGTGAGGGTGATGGTGTAGTGACGCCCCTTGGCGTCGGTGAGCTGAACACGTTCGCCGACGTGAAACGGACCGGTCGCTGACACGTCGTCTAGGGTGCCAGCTGACGCGCCGTAGCCGGTGTCCGGGGTTGTCGGTGCCCAGTCATAGGCTGCGAATATGACGGACCAGCCGGGCTCCGTGGCGAGCGTGTACATCCGACCGGCGCTGTCGCCGTCACGGGCCGCCGATTTCAAACAGTGCCCGCTGCTGTACCGGTTTCGAGCGATCGACCGATTGCCCGAGAAACCGTCAACGGCGCAGCTGCGAGGCTCTGTGGTACATGCCGCCCTCGAGCAGCTCTACGCTCTACCCGCGGTGCAACGCGGCCCGGACACCGCCCGGTCACTGGTGGAATCCGCCTGGGAGCAGGTGATCGCCGGTGAGCTAGACCTTGCCGGAGAGCTGGCACCCGACCAGCAAGCCCAATTGCTCGAGGATGCCCGTGCACTGTTGTCGGGCTACTACCGGCTGGAAGATCCGAGGCGATTCGACCCGCAGAGCTGCGAGCAGCGCGTCGAGGTGGAGCTGGCAGACGGCACGCTGTTGCGCGGCTATATCGACCGGATCGACGTCGCCGCTACCGGTGAGTTGCGGGTGGTCGACTACAAGACGGGCAAGGCCCCGCCTGCCGCCCGGGCGCTGGCGGAGTTCAAAGCCATGTTCCAGATGAAGTTCTACGGAGTAGCGCTGTTTCGGTCGCGGGGCGTGTTGCCCTCCCGACTGCGGTTGATCTATCTGGCTGACGGGCAGGTGCTGGACTATTCGCCGGATCGTGATGAGCTGCTTCGCTTTGAGAAGACCCTGATGGCCATCTGGCGTGCCATCCAATCGG is from Mycobacterium marinum and encodes:
- the trmI gene encoding tRNA (adenine(58)-N(1))-methyltransferase TrmI; translation: MSATGPFHVGERVQLTDAKGRHYTITLTPGAEFHTHRGRIAHDVIIGLEQGSVVKSSNGAQFLVLRPLLVDYVMSMPRGPQVIYPKDAAQIVHEGDIFPGARVLEAGAGSGALTLSLLRAVGPQGQVISYEQRADHAEHARRNVTNFYGEAPDNWQLIISDIADSELPDGSIDRVVLDMLAPWEVLDSVSRLVVAGGVLMIYVATVTQLSKVVEAVRTQQCWTEPRSWETLQRGWNVVGLAVRPQHSMRGHTAFLVAARRLAPGAVAPAPLGRKREGRDG
- a CDS encoding RecB family exonuclease, which codes for MTDQPGSVASVYIRPALSPSRAADFKQCPLLYRFRAIDRLPEKPSTAQLRGSVVHAALEQLYALPAVQRGPDTARSLVESAWEQVIAGELDLAGELAPDQQAQLLEDARALLSGYYRLEDPRRFDPQSCEQRVEVELADGTLLRGYIDRIDVAATGELRVVDYKTGKAPPAARALAEFKAMFQMKFYGVALFRSRGVLPSRLRLIYLADGQVLDYSPDRDELLRFEKTLMAIWRAIQSAGQSGDFRPNASRLCNWCPHQQHCPAYGGTPPPYPGWPDRPPAEAVSCSAIEPTP